In a single window of the Anabas testudineus chromosome 19, fAnaTes1.2, whole genome shotgun sequence genome:
- the LOC113155985 gene encoding gap junction gamma-1 protein-like → MSWSFLTRLLEEIHNHSTFVGKIWLTVLIVFRIVLTAVGGESIYYDEQSKFVCNTAQPGCENVCYDTFAPLSHVRFWVFQIILVATPSLMYLGYAVNKIARAEEGPESGGVHRFPRKSKKHYLAGRKQHRGTVEAEDDQEEDPMIYEMAEVESNGVAAVKGGSGDGKEMVKVRHDGRQRIKEDGLMRIYVLQLLARFLLEVSFLCGQYALYGFAVPATYVCSDLPCPNSVNCFVSRPTEKTIFLLIMYAVSLLCLALNIWEMLHLGIGTICEILRSRHVRLPDEELYGLTRGQGVLNDGRLRGEDYSNYAFSWNAPSAPPGYNIAIKPLLLSPENHTKPLPITDLTNAKMSCRQNHVNIAQEERQQYANNDDNLCRAEMGDAPKSVHKDIHQPQSKLEAHSQTYSQLQNHSNNHSKPHRERKHRQACKHASSKAEADGSSSSSSSSKYGATKGSEWI, encoded by the coding sequence ATGAGTTGGAGTTTCCTGACTCGCCTGCTGGAAGAAATCCACAATCACTCCACATTTGTGGGCAAGATCTGGCTCACCGTCCTTATTGTTTTCCGCATTGTGCTAACAGCTGTAGGTGGTGAATCAATCTATTATGATGAGCAGAGCAAGTTTGTCTGCAACACAGCCCAACCGGGGTGTGAGAACGTCTGCTACGACACCTTTGCTCCGCTCTCACATGTCCGCTTTTGGGTCTTCCAAATCATTCTGGTGGCCACACCCTCACTCATGTACCTTGGCTATGCTGTCAACAAGATTGCTCGAGCAGAGGAGGGGCCAGAAAGTGGGGGAGTACATAGATTTCCGCGAAAATCGAAGAAGCACTATCTTGCAGGCAGAAAGCAGCATAGAGGTACTGTAGAGGCTGAAGATGACCAAGAGGAGGACCCAATGATCTATGAAATGGCAGAGGTTGAGAGCAATGGTGTGGCAGCAGTGAAAGGAGGCAGTGGTGATGGAAAAGAAATGGTTAAGGTGCGGCATGATGGGCGCCAGCGTATCAAAGAGGACGGACTTATGCGCATTTATGTGCTTCAGCTTTTGGCACGTTTCTTGCTTGAAGTGTCTTTTTTGTGTGGACAGTACGCCCTGTATGGATTTGCAGTACCTGCCACCTACGTGTGCTCTGACCTGCCTTGCCCTAACAGTGTCAACTGCTTTGTGTCTCGACCCACTGAGAAAACTATCTTTCTTCTCATCATGTATGCAGTCTCACTGCTCTGTCTGGCCCTCAATATATGGGAGATGCTTCACCTGGGCATAGGTACCATCTGTGAAATCTTACGCTCCCGCCATGTGCGGCTTCCTGATGAAGAGCTGTACGGGCTGACACGGGGTCAAGGTGTTCTTAACGATGGCAGGTTAAGGGGAGAGGATTACAGCAACTATGCTTTTTCTTGGAATGCACCATCAGCTCCACCAGGGTACAACATCGCCATCAAGCCTCTTCTGCTGTCTCCGGAGAACCACACCAAACCACTACCCATCACTGATCTAACTAATGCCAAGATGTCATGTCGGCAGAACCATGTGAACATTGCCCAAGAGGAGCGTCAGCAGTATGCCAATAATGATGACAACCTATGCAGGGCAGAGATGGGAGATGCCCCTAAAAGCGTTCATAAGGACATCCATCAGCCTCAGAGCAAGCTGGAGGCTCATAGTCAGACCTACAGCCAGCTACAGAACCATAGTAATAATCACAGCAAGCCACACCGAGAACGTAAACACCGGCAGGCCTGCAAACATGCTTCTAGCAAGGCAGAGGCTgatggaagcagcagcagcagtagcagcagcaaaTATGGAGCGACAAAGGGCTCTGAGTGGATCTAA
- the dbf4b gene encoding uncharacterized protein dbf4b, producing MQQCAEEQGLLGKLCPGEKKLESKTFYLDGVKKRSTALLLEAISLLGGRVESFLHKDVSFVVTESQEGLKEQKCSDLKGEVKGINEETQHPAKQKETILSNERQRPVTPRPVACGSRGKALLEKAIRNNERLKASSVLANARSWGVKILHVNDVLLYLKQLTRESFSVKHKKPEKNFTKQQGSPVVKATALRSPYLKIEDSSRKYKPLHMQSMTFPSLWYSGRFSPFESAPLQFEKRTEKKDNKTREKNEMESSLQNKCESPLSYTPSPWRPRKKDLSYCECCHQHFTNLDEHLQSDQHRTFVLDASNYSLVDQLVVDMDPEFSLSQPEQSEEILNKPPTPLSIQDFCELQPLSDVETEHAVQALQNEDASFNAHICSPFLGSLPFHPVIPSPGVKLNSATPPADIRSFTFAECRFSDIRPQSSSPAMPVLNVEPEAYNSACQQPDNHHLCPCPETPCASCDPYALAPVLSPQVPYSSYIVEPHSSYSDPPVLSPQRYTAEEPGEGVISEMHMAESLPESVSPDKVPISTPLLPLVTNTEGEKASNQESPFVFSSIICYSGFECDKQALCRSRSLPRLSATALNPKKRGRSASPGNIQSKRRRVTVESGNSCRWTEQRHISAKPNNDIIAKPEDCLLLDKASCLIMSCPNPNLSSLSNAPAVKTLGSKQTAFYVPAVQNFIQAPHQINSLCHNSTSVADQSSWPQSSAAAKNFEPLLEFDTNKSHSGFYSQDSQRSASHSTSVCIESALIPDLAKLSSSSSDSDWDSELLSRIGPTSALPLPATEQSCELDKELLQRPCTWMHDTSYESHLHTVLQPSTPAPSLCGEDMDPSAFSRTVVQIVEVQH from the exons ATGCAGCAGTGTGCAGAGGAGCAAGGCCTTCTTGGCAAACTCTGTCCTGGGGAGAAGAAGTTGGAAAGTAAGACCTTCTACTTGGACGGTGTGAAGAAACGTTCAACAGCCCTGCTTTTGGAGGCCATATCTCTTCTAGGAGGG AGGGTTGAGAGTTTCCTGCACAAAGATGTGAGTTTTGTTGTAACAGAAAGCCAGGAGGGCCTGAAGGAGCAGAAGTGTTCAGATTTGAAAGGAGAGGTCAAGGGGATCAATGAAGAAACCCAGCATCCTGCTAAGCAGAAAGAGACTATCCTCAGCAATGAGAGACAGCGACCTGTGACTCCTAGACCAGTG GCTTGTGGTAGCCGGGGGAAGGCCTTGCTTGAAAAAGCCATTCGCAACAAT GAACGACTGAAGGCGAGCAGTGTTTTGGCCAATGCCAGATCATGGGGAGTAAAAATTTTGCATGTGAATG ATGTCCTTTTGTATTTGAAACAGCTGACTCGAGAGAGCTTCAGTGTTAAACACAAAAAGCCAGag AAGAATTTCACTAAACAACAAGGGTCTCCCGTTGTCAAAG CTACCGCTTTGAGGTCTCCTTATCTTAAAATTGAAGACTCAAGCAG GAAATACAAGCCATTGCATATGCAGTCTATGACCTTCCCATCTCTGTGGTACTCGGGCCGATTTAGTCCTTTTGAATCTGCCCCCCTTCAGTTtgaaaaaaggacagagaaaaaagataataaaacaag GGAGAAGAATGAAATGGAAAGCAGCCTTCAGAACAAATGTGAAAGCCCCCTCAGTTACACCCCTTCACCTTGGCGGCCACGCAAAAAAGACCTGTCTTACTGTGAATGCTGTCATCAACACTTTACTAATCTGGATGAG CATTTACAGTCTGATCAGCACCGTACATTTGTGCTGGATGCTTCCAACTACAGTTTGGTGGATCAGCTTGTAGTTGACATGGATCCAGAGTTTAGCCTCAGTCAACCTGAACAATCAGAAGAAATACTCAACAA ACCACCAACTCCTTTGTCCATTCAGGATTTCTGTGAACTGCAGCCTCTCTCTGATGTTGAGACAGAGCATGCTGTCCAGGCCTTGCAGAACGAAGATGCCTCATTCAATGCTCACATCTGTAGCCCCTTTCTGGGCTCTCTTCCCTTTCACCCTGTCATCCCTTCACCAGGAGTCAAGCTAAATTCAGCCACTCCACCTGCTGACATCCGGTCTTTCACTTTTGCTGAGTGCCGCTTCTCTGATATCCGGCCTCAAAGTTCCAGCCCTGCTATGCCTGTATTAAATGTTGAACCAGAAGCTTACAACTCAGCCTGCCAGCAGCCTGATAATCACCATCTCTGCCCCTGCCCTGAAACTCCATGTGCATCATGTGACCCTTATGCCCTTGCCCCAGTCCTAAGCCCACAAGTACCTTATTCTTCCTACATCGTGGAGCCACACAGCTCGTACTCAGATCCCCCTGTACTTAGCCCTCAACGGTACACTGCAGAGGAGCCTGGGGAGGGAGTCATAAGTGAAATGCACATGGCAGAGAGTTTGCCTGAATCCGTCTCACCTGACAAAGTTCCAATCTCCACCCCACTTCTTCCCTTGGTGACAAATACGGAAGGAGAGAAGGCATCAAACCAAGAGAGTCCATTCGTTTTTAGTAGCATCATATGTTATAGTGGTTTTGAGTGTGATAAACAGGCTTTGTGTAGGTCTCGATCCCTCCCTCGACTGTCAGCTACAGCCCTAAACCCCAAAAAGCGCGGTCGTTCAGCCAGTCCTGGAAACATCCAGAGCAAAAGGAGGAGGGTTACGGTGGAATCTGGTAACAGTTGTAGATGGACTGAACAAAGGCATATATCAGCAAAACCAAACAATGACATTATAGCAAAACCCGAGGACTGTTTATTATTAGACAAGGCATCTTGTCTAATAATGTCTTGTCCTAACCCAAATCTCTCTTCCCTGTCCAATGCACCTGCTGTGAAAACGCTTGGTTCAAAACAGACTGCATTTTACGTTCCTGCTGTACAGAACTTCATTCAGGCACCACATCAGATTAACAGTTTGTGTCATAATAGCACCTCTGTTGCAGATCAGTCATCATGGCCACAATCATCAGCAGCAGCGAAGAACTTTGAACCTCTGCTTGAGTTTGACACTAATAAATCTCACAGTGGGTTTTACAGTCAAGACTCTCAACGTTCAGCATCCCACTCTACCTCAGTGTGCATTGAGTCAGCCCTCATTCCAGACTTGGCCAAGctctcttcatcatcatcagactCTGACTGGGACTCTGAACTCCTGTCACGTATTGGCCCGACCTCAGCTTTGCCTCTGCCAGCCACTGAGCAGAGCTGTGAGCTCGACAAGGAGCTGCTCCAACGGCCATGCACCTGGATGCATGACACCAGTTATGAgtcacatttacacactgtCCTTCAGCCGTCAACCCCAGCACCCTCACTGTGTGGGGAAGACATGGACCCTTCAGCATTTTCCAGAACTGTGGTACAGATTGTCGAGGTTCAGCACTGA